Proteins found in one Helicobacter sp. NHP19-003 genomic segment:
- the lpxB gene encoding lipid-A-disaccharide synthase: protein MKILVSALEVSSNIHLKALRPHLPKVEWLGVYEPLNARDKPILSPKNFSVMGFKEVFGRLFFFYKALKTMARLAEQADLVLLMDSSSFNIPLAKRIKKAQPNKPVLYYILPQVWAWKAYRAPIIEKHCDKLAAILPFELSYYQDKAQFVGHPLLDEIKYQKTEVGGKSVVFMPGSRKQEIERILPIFVQVAQKIGGKKVLVVPASFQGLDLNTLYGAHLKLFEVSFDAHKSLFEASFAFICSGTATLEAALIGTPFVLAYKARPLDFFIAKNLVHLTCIGLANIFYNALHHESPGRGQTMLHPEIIQDDLNAPTLLEIYETLDREKFLQESQKIRTYLQHGSAQVVAEWIRHGLRA from the coding sequence ATGAAAATCTTGGTCAGTGCCCTAGAAGTGAGCTCCAACATCCATCTAAAAGCCCTGCGCCCCCATTTGCCAAAAGTGGAGTGGCTAGGCGTGTATGAACCCCTAAATGCAAGGGATAAGCCCATTTTGTCGCCTAAGAATTTTTCTGTGATGGGTTTTAAAGAGGTCTTTGGACGCTTGTTCTTTTTCTATAAAGCCCTAAAAACCATGGCGCGTTTAGCCGAGCAAGCCGACCTTGTACTGCTCATGGACTCGTCCTCGTTCAACATCCCTTTAGCCAAGCGCATTAAAAAGGCGCAGCCAAATAAGCCCGTTTTATACTATATTTTGCCCCAAGTGTGGGCGTGGAAGGCGTATAGAGCCCCGATCATTGAAAAACATTGCGACAAGCTCGCCGCCATTTTGCCCTTTGAACTGAGTTATTACCAAGACAAGGCGCAGTTTGTGGGGCATCCGCTCTTAGATGAGATCAAGTACCAAAAAACTGAAGTGGGGGGCAAGAGTGTGGTGTTCATGCCAGGCAGCCGCAAACAAGAAATCGAGCGCATTTTGCCTATTTTCGTGCAGGTGGCGCAAAAAATCGGGGGCAAAAAAGTCCTGGTTGTGCCTGCCAGCTTTCAAGGTTTGGATTTAAACACCCTTTATGGGGCGCATTTAAAGCTGTTTGAAGTGTCCTTTGATGCACATAAAAGCCTGTTTGAAGCGTCCTTTGCCTTCATTTGCAGCGGCACAGCCACGCTAGAGGCCGCGCTCATCGGTACACCCTTTGTGCTGGCTTACAAAGCCCGCCCTCTAGACTTTTTCATCGCTAAAAATTTGGTGCACTTAACCTGCATAGGATTGGCCAACATCTTTTACAACGCCCTACATCACGAGAGCCCGGGGCGGGGGCAAACCATGCTGCACCCTGAAATCATTCAAGATGACCTAAACGCCCCAACACTCTTAGAGATTTACGAAACATTAGATAGAGAGAAATTTCTACAAGAGTCGCAAAAAATCCGGACATATTTGCAACACGGGAGCGCGCAAGTGGTCGCCGAGTGGA
- the mua gene encoding nickel-binding protein Mua, with protein sequence MIDAIFQEFIKKAPEMKESWEVVQLFEEERQKFQEELQAYEEEIENARAVLRDLRAQIVQTKEQIKELQTLQKGKEEEIQEIRQELLSHKIKRDLWQLEKDKPELQDTDEPLPQALEVVEIYLKDHSIARARPAKRYFADNLYRQYRVLLRENHVLKDRVFGLDLENSTLKIELRDRQTQDKLQAKDPEEPQ encoded by the coding sequence GTGATTGATGCGATTTTTCAAGAATTCATCAAAAAAGCCCCTGAGATGAAAGAGAGTTGGGAGGTGGTGCAACTCTTTGAAGAGGAGCGGCAGAAGTTTCAAGAGGAGTTGCAAGCCTACGAGGAGGAGATCGAGAATGCGCGGGCGGTGCTGAGAGACTTGCGGGCGCAAATCGTGCAGACCAAAGAGCAGATCAAGGAATTGCAAACCCTGCAAAAGGGCAAGGAAGAGGAAATCCAAGAAATCCGCCAAGAGTTGCTTTCGCACAAAATCAAACGCGATTTATGGCAGCTGGAAAAAGACAAGCCCGAACTGCAAGACACCGACGAACCCCTGCCCCAAGCGCTGGAGGTCGTGGAGATTTATTTAAAAGACCACTCCATTGCAAGGGCGCGGCCAGCCAAACGCTACTTTGCTGATAATCTCTACCGACAATACCGCGTGCTCTTGAGAGAAAACCATGTATTGAAAGATAGGGTGTTTGGGCTGGACTTAGAAAACAGCACGCTCAAAATCGAGTTAAGGGATCGCCAAACCCAAGACAAATTACAAGCCAAAGACCCCGAAGAGCCACAATGA
- the hypA gene encoding hydrogenase/urease nickel incorporation protein HypA has protein sequence MHEYSVVSSLMDLCETHAKKHNATKIEKVVVSIGERAGMDKQLFMSAFETFKEELDICKEAILEIVDEKVELECLECKKTYVPPNLEYGVCGHCGSQNVRLSKGTQMQLLSLEMV, from the coding sequence ATGCACGAGTATTCGGTCGTTTCCTCTTTAATGGATCTGTGCGAAACACATGCTAAAAAGCACAACGCCACAAAGATTGAAAAAGTTGTGGTGAGCATTGGTGAACGCGCTGGCATGGATAAACAGCTCTTCATGAGCGCATTTGAAACCTTTAAAGAAGAATTAGACATTTGCAAGGAAGCGATCTTAGAGATCGTGGATGAAAAAGTGGAGCTAGAGTGCTTGGAGTGCAAAAAAACCTATGTCCCGCCCAATTTGGAGTATGGCGTGTGCGGACACTGCGGGTCGCAAAATGTGCGCCTAAGCAAAGGCACCCAAATGCAACTGCTGTCTTTGGAGATGGTGTGA